The Rhizobiaceae bacterium genome contains the following window.
AGAAGATCTGCTCCGCCGGTCCCGACTCGGCAATCTGCCCGTCGGACATGAAATGCACCACGTCGGCCAGCTTGCGCGCAAAGCCCATTTCGTGGGTCACGATAATCATGGTCATGCCCTCATTGGCGAGGGTCTGGATCGCGTTGAGTACCCCCGCGACCAGTTCGGGGTCGAGTGCCGAAGTCGGCTCGTCGAACAGGATCAGACGCGGGTTCATCATCACCGCCCGCGCGATGGCCACGCGCTGTTGTTGCCCTCCCGAAAGCTCGCCCGGATAGGACGATTCCTTGTCGCTCAGGCCAAAGCGGTTCAGCACTTCGAGCGCGCGCGAAACCGTCTCCTCCCTGTTCTGGCGCAGCACGACGAGCGGTCCCTCGATCAGGTTTTGCAGCACGGTCTTGTTTCCGAACAGGTTGAACTGCTGGAAAACCATCGGCATCTGCGCGCGTGCGGCGCGCAATTGCCGCTCCGGTGCGATGCGGAAGCTCTCGCCCTCCCCGTCGCACAGGCTCGCACCGCCGAAGGTTATGGAACCCGATTGCGGCATCTCCAGAAAATTCAGGCAGCGCAGGAAGGTGCTCTTGCCGCTTCCGCTGGACCCGATCAGCGCCACCACTTCGCCCGGCTCGACCTCCAGGTCGACGCCTTTGAGCACGGGTTTTTGCCCAAAGCTCTTCCGGATTTTCTTTGCGACAAGGATTGGTTGTTTCATTGCAGCGACCTGTCGCGCAGATATCCCGGCGTGAGCGCGTGTTCGAGCCGGCGCACCAGTCGCGCGGCCAGAAAGCTCATCCAGAAATAGATGAAGGCGATCAGCGTGTAGACCTCCATCGACCGGAACGTGGCGTTGATGATGATGGTGCCTTCGCGCAGCAGTTCATTGACCGAAATGAACGAGACGAGAGCGCAATCCTTCAGGAGCGAAATGAAATAACCGCCCACCGTGGGCAGAGCGACGAGCGCCGCCTGCGGAACGATAATGCGCCTGTAGATCTGCGCGCCGGACATGCCGATGGATTTGCCCGCCTCCCATTGCGAGGTGGGCACGGACAGGATCGCGGCCCGGAACACCTCGGACAGATAGGCCGCCAGATTGAGGCTGAGGCCGATCACCGCCGCCTGAAAGGCCGAAAGCGTGATGCCCATCTGGGGCAGCGAGAAATAGATGAAGAGCAGTTGCACGATCAGCGGCACGTTGCGCCAGATCTCGACATATGCCGCCAGAATTTGCCTGAGAACCGGCACGCGCGACGTGCGCACCAGCGCCACGCCAAGCCCGAGCGCGACGGAAATGACGATGCTGATGCAGGAAAGCTCAATCGTCACCAGCGCGCCACGCAGCAATGCGGGCATGAAGCTCGGTGCGTCATGGAAAAGGAACTGTAGAAAATCGCTCATTGCATCAGGTCATTCGTCTCGGTCCGCCGCAGATAGTCGTCGATGATCGCGATCATCCGCGCTTGGTCGAAGCTCTCGCGATGACCGCCATGTACGATGCTGACGGGAAGGTCCCGCAGCCTGCGCAGGCTCTGCCTGTATTGCCGGATGGAAGATCCCTCCAGATCGTCATAGAGCGTTCCGTCATAGACCACGTCGCCGGAAAGCAGGATTCCCGTCTCCCGCTCATAGAGCGAAATGCAGCCGGGTGAATGGCCGGGCAAATGCATCACCACGAAGCATCGGTCGCCAATATCGATCTCGTCGCCCTCCTTCAGCAGCCACGAGGCCGGGGCCGGTTCGATCCTGTATGCGCGCCAGTCAAAGCCCTCATAGGGAAGCGAGAGGAACGTGCTCTCGTCCACATAGCGATCGATCCCGGTCAGCCGCGTCGTCGGCCTTGCCAGTATATCGGCTTCGGCTTCATGCACGGCGCGCCGATCGAACTCGTGATGCCCTCCGATATGGTCGAAATGGGTGTGGCTGGCGACGCACAGCGTCTCAGCCCTGAACATATCACCGAGTTCCTTCAGGAGAGGAACCACCCCCATGCCGGAATCGAAGAGAAGGTCGAACCGGCTGCCGCGCACGTGCCACATGTTGCAGCGGATGCCGAGCCGGACGAACGGCTCCCAGATCATCGTGATGCCCTGGCCGACCGGTTTTTTCTCGAACCACGCCATCCCGTCAGAGATCGTCCCGCACGAGCGGCGAGGTGCTGCAATGGATGCCGCCGCCGCCGGCGGTCACATCGGCATAGGGCACCGTGAGCACCTCGATGCCGTTGGCGCGCAGCCGGTCGATGGTGCGCATGGAGACGCCCTCGCTCATGACCACCTTGCCCGGCTCGATGGCCAGGCAGTTGATCGTCCATGTAGAGTCTTCAGGATGCACATCGATGAGGGTGATGTTGCGGTCCTTGAGCTCGCAGATGAAGTCGTAGGGCAGTTGCGTCGGATTGACGAGCGCCAGCCTGTCGCCGACCATCACGAACGCACCGTCAATGTGCAGGCGATAGCCCGGAACCGAAAGGACGAGGAGCTTCACGCCCTGCGCGCGCAACACTTCCTCGACCTGCCGGATGCCTTCCGCATTGCCGCGCGAGGAAAGCCCGGCGACCGCTGTGCTGCTGTCGATCCAGGCAAACGAGCCGCCCTCAAAGATCGCGTTGCCGCTCAGCGTGCGCAGGATCGGACAGCCATTCTCTATGAGCGTCTCGGCGACGGGCCGCTCCTCTCCGCGACGAACGCGCGCGCCGAGCCGGGTGACGATCGCGCCGCCTTTGACCGCGATGCAGCTGTCGCGGGTGTAGCACGATTTCATCCGACCATCGGCCACGCGCTTGAGCCTGACGACGGTCACGCCCTCGCCTTCGAGCAAGGTCGTGAGCGCGTCATGCTGCGCCTGCATGGCGGCAAGGTCCGGCGCGCGCACTCCGCGCCAGTACCAGCCCTTGTCGGGATCGCCATAGCCGCCGATCTCGGGCAGCGTCTTGGACACGTCCACCGTGTCGAGTTCGCGGCCCGGACGATGCATCAGCACCGCACGGAGCTTTCCGACATCGTTGGAACAGCCCCATTTGCGGCCCCATATCGCCTCCTGTTCCGACACGCTCTCGAAGGGCGGTTCGGGCTGCGAGGCGAATATGCTGATCATGCGGTGATAGCGGAAATCCTCTTCCGAGATGATTCCTCTGTCACCGCCGGGCCTTTCTGTGGCCCGGTCGTTCCTCAAGCTCGTGTCG
Protein-coding sequences here:
- a CDS encoding amino acid ABC transporter permease; protein product: MSDFLQFLFHDAPSFMPALLRGALVTIELSCISIVISVALGLGVALVRTSRVPVLRQILAAYVEIWRNVPLIVQLLFIYFSLPQMGITLSAFQAAVIGLSLNLAAYLSEVFRAAILSVPTSQWEAGKSIGMSGAQIYRRIIVPQAALVALPTVGGYFISLLKDCALVSFISVNELLREGTIIINATFRSMEVYTLIAFIYFWMSFLAARLVRRLEHALTPGYLRDRSLQ
- a CDS encoding arginine deiminase family protein; its protein translation is MTYADTSLRNDRATERPGGDRGIISEEDFRYHRMISIFASQPEPPFESVSEQEAIWGRKWGCSNDVGKLRAVLMHRPGRELDTVDVSKTLPEIGGYGDPDKGWYWRGVRAPDLAAMQAQHDALTTLLEGEGVTVVRLKRVADGRMKSCYTRDSCIAVKGGAIVTRLGARVRRGEERPVAETLIENGCPILRTLSGNAIFEGGSFAWIDSSTAVAGLSSRGNAEGIRQVEEVLRAQGVKLLVLSVPGYRLHIDGAFVMVGDRLALVNPTQLPYDFICELKDRNITLIDVHPEDSTWTINCLAIEPGKVVMSEGVSMRTIDRLRANGIEVLTVPYADVTAGGGGIHCSTSPLVRDDL
- a CDS encoding MBL fold metallo-hydrolase; translated protein: MAWFEKKPVGQGITMIWEPFVRLGIRCNMWHVRGSRFDLLFDSGMGVVPLLKELGDMFRAETLCVASHTHFDHIGGHHEFDRRAVHEAEADILARPTTRLTGIDRYVDESTFLSLPYEGFDWRAYRIEPAPASWLLKEGDEIDIGDRCFVVMHLPGHSPGCISLYERETGILLSGDVVYDGTLYDDLEGSSIRQYRQSLRRLRDLPVSIVHGGHRESFDQARMIAIIDDYLRRTETNDLMQ
- a CDS encoding amino acid ABC transporter ATP-binding protein, with translation MKQPILVAKKIRKSFGQKPVLKGVDLEVEPGEVVALIGSSGSGKSTFLRCLNFLEMPQSGSITFGGASLCDGEGESFRIAPERQLRAARAQMPMVFQQFNLFGNKTVLQNLIEGPLVVLRQNREETVSRALEVLNRFGLSDKESSYPGELSGGQQQRVAIARAVMMNPRLILFDEPTSALDPELVAGVLNAIQTLANEGMTMIIVTHEMGFARKLADVVHFMSDGQIAESGPAEQIFSEPRTEPLKKFLRTYLTG